One stretch of Corvus moneduloides isolate bCorMon1 chromosome 16, bCorMon1.pri, whole genome shotgun sequence DNA includes these proteins:
- the CDIP1 gene encoding cell death-inducing p53-target protein 1, with amino-acid sequence MSNDPPPPYPGGPSAPLIEEKHGPPSAPEGVTPVVGQPQGVPIPPPEFGPPPYEPPSQPGFVPPHMPTDGSGPYVPPAGYYPPPGPHPNMGYYPAPGPYPSPGGHTATVLVPPGAATTVTVLQGEIFQGAPVQTVCPHCQQAITTKISYEIGLMSFLLGFFCCFVGCDLCCCLIPCLFDDFKDVTHTCPNCKAYIYTYKRMC; translated from the exons ATGTCCAACGACCCACCCCCACCCTATCCGGGGGGCCCCTCAGCACCGCTGATAGAAGAGAAGCACGGCCCACCCTCTGCACCAG aggGTGTCACCCCAGTGGTGGGACAGCCCCAGGGGGTTCCCATCCCCCCTCCTGAGTTTGGACCCCCCCCATATGagccaccctcacagccagggtTCGTGCCCCCCCACATGCCCACGGATGGCTCTGGGCCCTATGTGCCACCAG CAGGGTACTACCCACCCCCAGGCCCTCACCCCAACATGGGCTACTACCCTGCCCCAGGCCCCTACCCCTCTCCTGGTGGCCACACAGCCACAGTGCTCGTCCCACCGGGAGCTGCCACCACAGTCACAGTGCTGCAGGGGGAGATCTTCCAGGGTGCCCCTGTGCAGACGGTGTGTCCCCACTGCCAGCAAGCCATCACCACCAAGATCTCCTACGAGATTGGGCTCATGAGCTTCCTTCTTGGCTTCTTCTGCTGCTTCGTGGG GTGtgatctctgctgctgcctgatcCCCTGCCTGTTCGATGACTTCAAGGACGTGACACACACGTGTCCCAACTGCAAGGCCTATATCTACACGTACAAGCGCATGTGCTAA
- the HMOX2 gene encoding heme oxygenase 2: protein MPSAVESPEGGEEDILRYEEIEGDPVSPMDLSELLKEGTKESHDRAENTQFVKDFLKGRIKKELFKLATVALHFTYSALEEEMDRNKNNPVFAPLYFPVELHRREALAKDLKYFYGEDWKEKIQCSEATQQYVDRIHHVGQHEPELLVAHAYTRYMGDLSGGQVLKKVAQRALKLPSTEEGIQFYVFDNISNAQKFKQLYRARMNALDFDKNTKERIVEEANKAFRFNMQVFDELDKIGRSLAEEAQDGGFPVHDGKGDIRKCPYYADKLGTAGPGCPFHAAVGLARQPLVQLVLAACVAVAAGAAAWYIL, encoded by the exons ATGCCATCAGCCGTGGAGAGCCCggaggggggagaggaggaCATCCTGCGCTATGAGGAAATAGAAGGTGACCCTGTCAG CCCCATGGacctttcagagctgctgaaggaggGGACAAAGGAATCGCATGACCGTGCGGAGAACACTCAGTTTGTCAAGGACTTCCTGAAGGGGCGGATCAAGAAGGAGCTCTTCAAG CTGGCCACCGTGGCCCTGCACTTCACCTACTCTGCTCTGGAAGAGGAGATGGATCGCAACAAGAACAACCCAGTCTTTGCTCCTCTGTATTTCCCCGTAGAGCTTCACCGGAGAGAAGCGTTGGCCAAAGACCTCAAATATTTCTATGGAGaagactggaaagaaaagatcCAGTGTTCAGAGGCAACTCAGCAGTATGTGGACAGAATCCATCATGTGGGACAACACGAGCCAGAGCTTCTGGTGGCTCATGCTTACACACGCTACATGGGGGACCTCTCAGGTGGCCAGGTGCTGAAGAAGGTAGCCCAGAGGGCCCTGAAGTTGCCCAGTACTGAGGAAGGGATCCAATTCTACGTGTTTGACAACATTTCCAATGCACAGAAGTTCAAGCAGCTTTATAGGGCAAGAATGAATGCTCTGGACTTCGACAAGAACACCAAGGAAAGGATCGTGGAAGAGGCCAACAAAGCCTTCAGATTTAACATGCAG GTGTTTGATGAGCTGGACAAGATTGGCAGGTCGCTGGCAGAAGAAGCCCAAGATGGAGGCTTTCCAGTCCATGACGGAAAAGGAGACATCCGCAAATGCCCTTACTATGCAGACAAACTGG gcacagcaggcCCTGGCTGCCCCTTCCATGCTGCTGTGGGCCTGGccaggcagcccctggtgcagctggtgctggcagcctgCGTGGccgtggcagcaggagctgcagcctggtaCATCCTGTGA
- the LOC116452209 gene encoding zinc finger protein 436-like, translated as MLCGKSFRKLPDVIQQRNSSMGRLMICGDCGKSFRVSSNLVQHQRIHTGEKPFSCTECGERFRQRSHLIQHQRIHTGERPYECSECGKSFSVSSKLLRHQVTHTGEKPFRCAECGKRFSGNSQLVQHRRVHTGERPYTCSSCGRSFSVSSALARHRRVHTGEKPYGCTECGKSFSQSSELMKHQRVHTGEKPYKCSDCGKSFSVSSALIQHRRFHTGERPYGCSECGKSFTVSSHLIQHRRFHTGERPFECTECGKSFLWRSALLRHWRVHSGERPYACADCGHSFRQSAHLTQHRRTHTGERPYACADCGRGFAVSSALLRHRHVHRAVEP; from the coding sequence CCAGATGTTATCCAGCAGAGAAATTCCTCTATGGGGAGACTGATGATATGTGGGGACTGCGGGAAGAGCTTCCGTGTGAGTTCCAACCTCGTCCAGCATCAGAGAATCCACACTGGAGAGAAACCCTTCTCCTGCACCGAGTGTGGGGAGCGTTTCCGGCAGCGATCCCATCTCATCCagcaccagaggatccacacgggagagaggccctacgagtgcTCCGAGTGTGGAAAGAGCTTCAGCGTGAGCTCGAAGCTGCTCCGGCACCAGGTGACCCACACGGGGGAGAAGCCCTTCAGGTGTGCTGAGTGCGGGAAGAGGTTCTCTGGGAACTCCCAGCTGGTGCAGCACCGGCGAGTgcacaccggggagaggccctacaCGTGCAGCAGCTGCGGGAGGAGCTTCAGCGTGAGCTCGGCCCTGGCGCGGCACCGGCGCGTCCACACCGGGGAGAAGCCCTACGGCTGCACCGAgtgcgggaagagcttcagccagagctccgAGCTCATGAAACATCAGCGGGTACACACCGGGGAGAAGCCCTACAAGTGCTCCGACtgcgggaagagcttcagcGTGAGCTCGGCCCTCATCCAGCACCGCCGGTTCCACACGGGCGAGCGCCCGTACGGGTGCTCCGAGTGCGGGAAGAGCTTCACGGTGAGCTCCCACCTCATCCAGCACCGCCGCTTCCACACCGGGGAGCGCCCCTTCGAGTGCACGGAGTGCGGGAAGAGCTTCCTGTGGAGGTCGGCCCTGCTGCGGCACTGGCGGGTGCACAGCGGGGAGCGGCCGTACGCTTGTGCTGACTGCGGGCACAGCTTCAGGCAGAGCGCGCACCTCACCCAGCACCGCCGCACCCACACCGGCGAGCGGCCCTACGCCTGTGCCGACTGCGGGAGGGGCTTCGCCGTGAGCTCCGCGCTTCTGAGGCACCGGCACGTCCACAGGGCGGTGGAGCCCTAG